Proteins encoded together in one Plasmodium vivax chromosome 6, whole genome shotgun sequence window:
- a CDS encoding hypothetical protein, conserved (encoded by transcript PVX_111295A), which translates to MHMYDVVLLIKKMQQLVRLSPQAAIKILSNNQTVYYSLIHALFLLGILNIEMNPLSEEEITRMKFHSLKNKFQFLCVESEEEGEADALAGQPCHPGGAGGYEVVRGHADRGEADWGASEWGASEWRDADRGAANRGDANGGEADPGEVSDGAGPPWGGQNHNYEQSGRRQLYDRGGGPNAVNMGTTSSSMKHLRGKNQPVSNRKNASRGVYSTNQGASYGGNHNSYASINHLYVPSDEGQSGYPGERDSAFGEMEKEAVKGGEGQFGRSNLYGAVGSGHHAQEHLQRQVQRQVQHPARQQFAPLALSMNNRRGDAGGYPLQGSYASKHTMKGGKVKSKSKGKNKQKNKQKNKQKNRQKNFTNMMPLGSKAVSGNPFAGGGSRPVDYASNSMQGNPNAYDYGGEFPSGRSTGLYAMRGQGDTKMEKEIYANYYASDAAAGQRGGGEGADPFDKQVDYAGEVSNMRMNSYGGNAQRRGNPPEGGAANRRKDSLTNWEGNDGTYQSDGSGVGGADARGELLKGNRPREEPTSALYRRVTSRQPHHQVESEASRRDSHTSDLQGENIPEGEHLELGKRLIKKINTSTNQRRGIKLIDRNKGNEKRKEEGVIKIKSVDLHNDEEKAEEKLLSSSLRALLKKVNLSLKDIPFAEEELVKEVINEKPILENILISKYADMASWNREQVLRVLSIRKSLKSRGYSVNGVI; encoded by the coding sequence atgcatatgtatgaTGTGGtccttttaattaaaaaaatgcaacagcTGGTTAGACTCTCTCCTCAAGCGgccattaaaattttgagcaACAATCAAACGGTATACTACTCCCTCATTCATGCCCTCTTCCTTTTGGGAATTCTAAACATTGAGATGAACCCCCTTAGCGAGGAGGAAATCACTCGGATGAAGTTTCATTCTCTTAAGAATAAGTTCCAGTTTCTGTGTGTGGAGAGCgaggaggaaggggaggCAGACGCGTTGGCGGGGCAGCCGTGCCACCCGGGGGGTGCCGGCGGGTATGAAGTTGTTAGGGGGCACGCCGATAGGGGTGAAGCTGACTGGGGTGCTTCCGAATGGGGTGCCTCCGAATGGCGTGACGCCGACCGGGGTGCTGCTAACCGGGGTGATGCTAACGGGGGTGAGGCCGACCCAGGGGAGGTGAGCGACGGGGCGGGCCCGCCATGGGGCGGCCAGAATCACAACTACGAGCAGAGTGGCAGGCGGCAGCTGTACGACAGGGGAGGAGGGCCGAACGCAGTCAACATGGGGACGACCTCCTCATCGATGAAGCACTTAAGGGGAAAGAACCAGCCGGTGAGTAATAGGAAAAATGCATCCCGGGGGGTGTATAGCACAAATCAGGGTGCCTCCTATGGGGGCAATCATAACAGCTATGCGTCCATTAACCATTTGTATGTGCCGTCGGACGAAGGGCAGAGCGGGTACCCGGGGGAGAGGGATTCCGCCTTTGGGGAAATGGAGAAAGAGGCagtgaaggggggggagggccaATTTGGTCGATCGAATTTGTACGGCGCGGTTGGAAGTGGGCACCACGCACAGGAGCACTTGCAACGTCAAGTGCAACGCCAAGTGCAGCACCCCGCGCGGCAGCAGTTCGCCCCACTCGCCCTCTCAATGAACAACAGGCGGGGAGACGCCGGCGGGTACCCCCTCCAGGGGAGCTACGCCAGCAAGCATACCATGAAAGGAGGCAAAGTGAAGAGCAAAAGTAAAggcaaaaataagcaaaagaATAAGCAGAagaataagcaaaaaaataggcaaaaGAATTTCACCAATATGATGCCGCTCGGCAGCAAAGCGGTCAGTGGAAACCCCTTTGCAGGTGGGGGCAGCAGACCAGTCGACTACGCCAGTAACAGTATGCAGGGAAACCCCAACGCGTATGATTACGGAGGGGAGTTCCCCAGTGGAAGGAGCACAGGTTTGTATGCAATGCGTGGTCAGGGggacacaaaaatggaaaaggaaatttatGCAAATTATTATGCGAGTGATGCTGCTGCGGGGCAGCGTGGCGGAGGGGAAGGGGCGGACCCGTTTGACAAACAGGTCGATTACGCTGGTGAGGTGAGCAACATGCGGATGAACAGTTATGGTGGAAACGCACAACGGAGGGGCaacccccccgaggggggcGCAGCCAACAGGAGGAAAGATAGCTTGACCAACTGGGAAGGAAATGATGGGACGTACCAAAGTGATGGAAGCGGTGTGGGTGGAGCGGATGCCAGGGGGGAACTCCTCAAAGGGAACCGCCCCAGGGAGGAGCCCACCTCGGCGCTGTACCGGAGGGTCACCTCCAGACAGCCTCATCACCAGGTGGAAAGCGAAGCATCGCGGAGAGATAGCCACACGAGCGACCTCCAGGGAGAAAACATACCCGAAGGGGAACACCTCGAGTTGGGGAAGAggctaataaaaaaaattaacacatCTACCAACCAGAGGAGGGGAATCAAACTGATCGACCGGAACaagggaaatgaaaaaaggaaagaagaaggagtcATAAAGATAAAGAGTGTAGACCTCCataatgatgaagaaaaagcggAAGAAAAACTGCTAAGCAGTAGCTTGAGGGcgttattaaaaaaggtaaatcTCAGTTTGAAGGACATTCCCTTTGCAGAGGAGGAGCTGGTGAAGGAGGTGATTAATGAGAAGCCCATCCTCGAGAACATCCTCATTAGTAAATATGCGGACATGGCTAGCTGGAACCGGGAGCAGGTGTTGCGAGTCCTCTCCATTAGGAAGTCCCTCAAGAGCCGCGGCTACAGCGTTAATGGGGTCAtctga
- a CDS encoding brix domain containing protein (encoded by transcript PVX_111300A) produces the protein MEEQQSKEQIVERLEEGKAKTRKGTLILKKRKGELHESSKNCLFICSNKRTEELKNFLQDMYNLQKPFTCYMPKVHPNLADIQTKMKELVDLCVHNSCSFFLSVFSTKKKPSRFIMGRLYNNQLFDHYVFTLLSYIPMKLFPRAKDVLCDTKPVVLIQGSYFEESDVTKNLRNVLFDFFKHRNVESVSSSSVQRLIVVSALSGGPNAVGGADGSAGNNPQQVLSFRQYLLQKEHFGPPQGSDPLPPLEEVGPRFEFALENAQTANYHLFEEATQNVDQKLKKKSKKKLRNVQVDEFGNSIKRVFVQKQSFGKLHTKHTKLHNRVKKAARAG, from the coding sequence atggaagagcAGCAAAGCAAGGAACAAATCGTGGAGCGGCTGGAGGAAGGCAAGGCGAAGACGAGAAAAGGAActttaattttgaaaaagcgAAAGGGGGAGTTACACGAGTCCTCCAAGAACTGCTTATTCATTTGCAGCAACAAGAGGACAGAGGAGCTAAAGAACTTCCTGCAAGATATGTATAACCTACAGAAGCCTTTCACATGTTACATGCCCAAAGTGCACCCCAACCTGGCAGACATACAGACGAAGATGAAGGAACTCGTCGATTTATGTGTGCATAACagttgctccttttttctttccgttTTTTCTACGAAGAAGAAGCCGTCTAGATTTATTATGGGGAGGTTATATAACAACCAGCTGTTTGACCATTACGTTTTTACTCTCCTTTCGTATATCCCCATGAAACTGTTTCCTCGTGCGAAGGACGTCCTGTGTGATACCAAGCCGGTTGTGCTGATTCAGGGCTCCTACTTCGAGGAGAGTGACGTTACGAAGAACCTGCGGAATGTTCTCTTCGACTTTTTCAAGCACAGGAATGTGGAGTCGGTGAGCAGCTCCTCTGTGCAGCGCCTCATCGTGGTAAGCGCGCTGAGCGGTGGGCCAAACGCGGTTGGTGGAGCAGATGGCAGCGCGGGTAACAACCCACAGCAGGTGCTCTCCTTCCGCCAGTACCTCCTCCAGAAGGAGCACTTCGGCCCCCCGCAGGGAAGtgaccccctcccccccctggaggaggTCGGCCCACGCTTCGAATTTGCTTTGGAGAACGCCCAGACGGCAAACTACCACCTATTTGAGGAGGCGACCCAAAATGTAGACCAAAAgttaaagaagaaaagcaaaaaaaagttaaggAACGTCCAGGTGGACGAGTTCGGGAACAGCATCAAGCGCGTCTTCGTGCAGAAGCAGAGCTTTGGCAAGCTGCACACGAAGCATACGAAGCTGCACAATCGGGTGAAGAAGGCGGCGCGGGCGGGTTGA
- a CDS encoding hypothetical protein, conserved (encoded by transcript PVX_111305A), with translation MKALAVAVDRMGKKQEKLKKQKKQKKRVTKEKARQSTPGEELPVKKKKKNGTETMLKKKGSISAKDIAVRKIFKKLKRMGALEGEAVEKKPKKGATKLGKITQKGSSLRKDTTKGNLLRKVTRKTRPGTDPDDSAEAKRSAQNKALLAKKRKEIMIKVPPSEGNNEWLEKLDLTCSQNFYLKKMKLYGNCQVREGEFLRLTHENVVEGLKKLQDLHISFNRPYDFLADMMKSDLHMERVRQKIVKDHERVEEKEKNKIKRMNKKFNKKSGSAKVASQMEAIEKKKNLQKIDQLRKEDKLQTLDVQEFFLKHAKSDQEKKGRRGEKTQSGRKGNTKGDRKGNSHSDRKGNSHSDRKGNSHSDRRGNAQNDRTGKARFKTKKRIKKNKKNKGRKNFKRR, from the coding sequence atgaaggcaCTCGCAGTGGCGGTAGACCggatggggaagaagcaggagaagctgaagaagcagaagaagcagaagaagcggGTGACGAAGGAGAAGGCCCGCCAGAGCACCCCCGGGGAAGAGCTTCCcgtaaagaagaaaaaaaaaaacggcacgGAGACGATgctaaaaaagaagggaagcATATCCGCGAAGGACATCGCCGTGAGgaagatttttaaaaagttgaaGCGGATGGGTGCgctggagggggaagcggttgaGAAGAAgcccaaaaagggggccacCAAGTTGGGGAAGATTACCCAGAAGGGGAGCTCGCTGAGGAAGGATACCACGAAAGGGAACCTGCTGAGGAAGGTCACCCGCAAGACGCGCCCAGGCACGGACCCGGACGACAGCGCTGAGGCCAAACGGTCGGCCCAGAACAAAGCCCTGCTCGCgaaaaagcgaaaagaaataatgaTTAAGGTACCCCCCAGTGAGGGGAACAACGAGTGGCTGGAAAAATTGGACCTGACCTGctcacaaaatttttatttaaaaaaaatgaaattgtaTGGAAATTGCCAAGTGAGGGAAGGTGAGTTCTTGAGACTTACACATGAAAACGTAGTGGAGGGTCTGAAGAAACTGCAAGATCTGCACATCTCCTTTAACAGGCCATACGACTTCCTGGCAGATATGATGAAGAGCGACTTGCACATGGAAAGAGTTAGGCAAAAGATTGTGAAGGATCACGAGCGGgtggaagaaaaggaaaaaaataaaataaaaagaatgaacaaaaaatttaataaaaaaagtggctcTGCGAAagtagctagccaaatggaagctattgaaaaaaaaaaaaatttgcagaaGATCGACCAGCTGAGGAAGGAAGATAAGCTCCAGACGCTCGACGTGCAGGAGTTTTTTCTCAAGCACGCCAAGTCCGACCAGGAGAAGAAGGGCCgccggggggaaaaaacgcaaagcGGCAGAAAGGGGAATACAAAAGGAGATCGAAAGGGGAACTCTCACAGCGACAGAAAGGGAAACTCTCACAGCGACAGAAAGGGAAACTCTCACAGCGACCGAAGGGGGAATGCCCAAAACGACCGAACGGGCAAGGCACGCTTCAAGACGAAAAAGCGAAttaagaagaacaaaaaaaataaaggcagGAAGAATTTCAAGAGGCGTTAG
- a CDS encoding hypothetical protein, conserved (encoded by transcript PVX_111310A) yields the protein MEGAGESARVRMSYNDFILLLSVGYSIGDIFLQWNNFSSCHKPIHVWLVVSFISIVLYRLSHFLAQYLSNDGDDLIIYRRNTPPYYINLLVLCVLFPFFLIWNVVGTVWIYQIIKYTPKCLPRNNHPWFIVLWIVLCYVWILLYLFFILLSLYLEYQARVYERTLMSMQTNDIFTRWSGNIDMMRDYGIFIYRKGLRLKQIESLPYHYIKNVRTESKCSICLNDFQVGECVRTLLLCSHTFHKSCIDLWLVRSATCPNCKSPIASQGVFVNV from the coding sequence atggagggggcCGGCGAAAGCGCGCGCGTGCGAATGAGCTACAACGACTTCATCCTGCTGCTGTCCGTGGGCTACTCCATCGGAGACATCTTCCTCCAGTGGAACAATTTTTCCAGTTGCCACAAACCGATACACGTATGGCTAGTCGTCTCCTTCATATCTATAGTGCTCTACAGATTGTCCCATTTCCTGGCACAATATTTAAGCAACGATGGAGATGACCTCATCATATATCGACGAAACACCCCCCCCTACTACATCAACCTGCTAGTCCTCTGCGTCTTGTTCCCATTCTTTCTCATATGGAATGTAGTGGGCACAGTGTGGATTTatcaaataataaaatatacgcCGAAATGCCTACCAAGAAACAACCACCCATGGTTCATTGTGCTTTGGATTGTACTCTGCTATGTGTGGATCCTGCTGTActtattcttcattttgctctccCTGTATTTGGAGTACCAAGCAAGAGTCTACGAGAGGACGCTCATGAGCATGCAGACCAATGACATATTCACCAGGTGGAGTGGCAACATTGACATGATGAGAGACTATGGCATTTTCATTTATCGAAAGGGGCTAAGACTGAAGCAGATTGAGAGTTTACCATATCATTACATTAAGAATGTTCGGACCGAGTCCAAGTGCTCCATCTGCCTGAACGACTTCCAGGTGGGCGAATGTGTGCGGACGTTGCTCCTCTGCAGCCATACCTTTCACAAGTCCTGCATCGACTTGTGGCTTGTTAGGAGCGCCACTTGCCCCAACTGCAAATCGCCGATCGCCTCACAAGGGGTGTTTGTTAATGTGTAG